The Desulfovibrio piger DNA segment CATCATGCCTACCCGCAGACAGTGTGCCAACGCCATCCGCGCCCTTGCCATCGACGCCATCGAGAAGTCCCGTTCCGGTCATCCCGGCGCCCCCCTGGGCATGGCCGACATGGCCGAAGCCCTCTGGCGCCACGGCTTCAAACACAATCCCGCCAATCCCGGCTGGATGGATCGTGACCGCTTCGTGCTGTCCAACGGTCACGCCTCCATGCTGCTCTATGCCGTGCTGCACCTCACCGGCTACGACCTGAGCATGGACGACATCCGCAACTTCCGCCAGCTGGGCTCCCGCACCCCCGGCCATCCCGAATGCGACGTGACCCCCGGCGTGGAAATGACCACCGGTCCCCTGGGTCAGGGCATCTCGTCCGCCGTGGGCATGGCCCTGGCCGAAAAGATGCTGGCCACCCGCTTCAACACCCCCGAGCACACGGTCATCGACCACCACACCTACGTGTTCCTCGGTGACGGCTGCCTCATGGAAGGCGTGTCCCACGAAGCCTGTTCCCTGGCCGGCGTGTGGGGCCTGGGCAAGCTCATCGCCCTGTACGACTCCAACGGCATCTCCATCGACGGCAAGATCGACGGCTGGTTCACCGAAGACGTGGCCGCCCGCTACAAAGCCTACGGCTGGCAGGTCATCGGTCCCGTGGACGGCCATGACGCCGAGGCCCTGGACGCCGCCCTGGCCGAAGCCCGCGCCGACGCCGAGCATCCCAGCCTCATCATCTGCAAGACCCACATCGGTTTCGGTTCCTCCAAGGCCGACTCCGCCTCCTGCCACGGCTCGCCCCTGGGCGTGGACGTGGCCGCCGCCACCTGTGCCGCTCTGGAATGGCATCAGCCCGCTTTCTCCGTGCCGGACGACATCGCCGCCGCCTGGGACGCCCGTGAAGCCGGCAAGAAGGCCGAAGCCGAATGGCAGGCCCGTTTCGACGCCTACCGCGCCGCCTGTCCCGAGCTGGCCGCCGAACTGGAACGCCGCATGAAGGGCGACCTGCCCGCTGACTGGGCCGACATCGCCGCCGCCATGGTCAAGAAGGCCGTGGAAGCCGGTGAGAGCATCGCCACCCGCGTGGCCTCCAAGAAGGCCCTGGAAGAACTGGTGGGCAACCTGCCCGAGATGCTGGGCGGTTCCGCCGACCTGACCGGTTCCGTGGGCACCAAGACCAGCCATTCCGTGAACTTCGATCCCGCCACCTGCACCGGCAACTATCTGGCCTACGGTGTGCGCGAGTTCGGCATGAGCGCCATCATGAACGGTCTGGCCCTGCACGGCGGCTTCATCCCCTACGCCGGCACCTTCATGGTCTTCTCCGATTACGCCAAGAACGCCCTGCGTCTGGCGGCCCTCATGGGCACCCGTGCGGTCTGGGTCTTCACCCACGACTCCATCGGTGTGGGCGAGGACGGCCCCACCCACCAGCCCATCGAACAGGTGCCCGGTCTGCGCCTCATGCCCGGCCTGGATGTCTGGCGTCCCTGCGACACCGTGGAGACCGCCGTTGCCTGGCAGTGCGCCCTGGAGAACGCCCACCGTCCCACCTGCCTCTCGCTCTCGCGCCAGAACCTGCCCTTCGTCAGCCGCGACGAGGCCCAGGTGCAGGCCATCGCCCGCGGCGGCTACGTGCTGCGTGACTGCGACGGCACCCCCGAGCTCATCCTCATGGCCACCGGCTCCGAAGTGGGCATCACCCTTGAGGCCGCCGAGGCCCTGACCGCCGAAGGGCGCAAGGTGCGCGTGGTCTCCATGCCCTGCTGCGAGCGCTTCGACGCCCAGGATGCCGCCTATCGCGAAAGCGTGCTGCCCGCCGCCGTGCGTGCCCGCGTGGCCGTGGAAGCCGCTGCCGCCGACTACTGGCGCAAGTATGTGGGCCTGGACGGTGCCGTGCTCGGCATGACCACCTTCGGTGCCTCCGGCCCGGGCAAGGCCCTGGCCGAACACTTCGGCTTCACCTCCGCCCACCTGGCCGACATGGCCCGCCAGCTGCTGGGCTAAGGGCTGACATGAGCTGTTGCGGAGAGAGGCCTGTGCTTTAGGGCCCCCCCACACGTGTGAAACCAAGGCCCGGGATCGCGGGATGACATATCCCCAGGTCCCGGGCCTTTTTGCGTCCTGCCCAAAGAGGACAAATTCCATGCTGGCGGGCGTGGATGAATCGGGCCGCAGCCATGTCCCTGCCGCCAAGAGCGGGACGAACATGACCTTGCTTGCCCCTACCCCCGAGAGATGCCGGGCCGTATCCTCCTGACGGGCCCGACATTCCGAGCAAACAGATATCCTCCTGAGGACATCGCACCATGCCGTCCTCCCGTCCGAAGGCGGGACAGCGGTTGCCGGATATTCCGCTAACGGCATCCTCTTTGACCTTTGGGGCCGGGCTGGACTTTCCTCTTCGGGGAACATATCTTTTTGACAAACCGGACGCCGTGTCCCGGCCCTTCCCGGTGATCCCTTCCCTGACAAAAAGGAGGCAGACATGCCCATCAGACTGTTGCAGGACATGGAGTGCAGCGGCAAGACCGTTGTCATCCGCCAGGATCTCAACGTGCCCATGAAGGATGGCCGCATCACCAACGACAAACGTATCCGTGCGGCCCTGCCCGGCATCCGCATGGCGCTGGACAAGGGCGCGGGCGTGGTCCTGCTCTCGCATCTGGGCCGTCCCACCGAAGGCGTGGTGGAAGAAAAGTTCTCCCTGGCGCCGGTGGCTGCCCACCTTTCCGGCCTGCTGGGCCGTCCCGTGAAGCTGGCCGCCGACTTCGACGCCGCCAAGGCCGCTCCCGGTGAAGTGGTGCTGCTGGAGAACATCCGCTTCTTCAAGGGCGAAAAGAAGAACGATCCCGAACTGGCCGCCAAACTGGCCGCTCTGGGCGACATCTATGTCATGGACGCCTTCGGGGCCGCCCACCGCGCCCATTCCTCCACCGAAGGGGCCGTGCGCGCCGCCAAGGTGGCCTGCGCCGGGCCGCTCATGGCCGCCGAGCTGGACGCCTTCGCCAAGGTGCTGGATGCTCCCGCCCGTCCGCTGATGGCCATCATCGGCGGTTCCAAGGTCTCCACCAAGCTGGGCCTGCTGGACAACCTGCTGGGCAAGGTGGATACCCTCATCGTGGGCGGCGGCATCGCCAACACCTTCCTGGCCGCTGCCGGTTACAGCGTGGGCACCTCCCTGTATGAGCCCGAGCTGGTGGACGATGCCAAAAAGGTCATGGCCAAGGCCAAGGAACTGGGCAAGACCCTGCCCCTGCCCGTGGACGTGGTCACGGCCAGGGAACTGGCCCCCGGCCAGACCGCCACGGTCTGCGACGTGGACAAGGTGCCCGCTGACGAGATGATCCTGGACGTGGGTCCCAAGACCGTGGAACTGTACGCCGGTCTGTTGCAGAAGGCTGCCACCGTGGTCTGGAACGGCCCCGTGGGCGCCTTTGAGACCGATCCCTTCGGCGCGGGCACCAAGGCCCTGGCCGAAGCCCTGGCGGCTTCCCCCGCCTTCGTGGTGGTGGGCGGCGGCGACTCCGTGGCCGCTGTGGAAAGCTACGGCCTGGCCGACAAGATGGGCTACATCTCCACCGGCGGCGGCGCCTCCCTGGAGCTGCTGGAAGGCAAACTGCTGCCCTCCGTGGCCGCCCTGCAGGATCGCGGCGAATAACTGACGCTCTTCCCGGAGGGGCCCGTCCCCTCCGGGATTTTTTTGTCTCCGGCCCGGGACTCGGACGCTGACCAGCCCGCGAGTCCGGCGCGCCTGGCCCGCAGAGCGCCACAAGGCTGTTGCCCTGCCGCCCCTCCCCCGGCAAGTTTCCCTGCCCTGGAATGATGAGGGAAAGCTTTCCCGGCCTGTTCTTTCTCTGCCCCGAACGAGTTTTTTTCGTCTTCCGGCCCCGTCAATGCCTCCGGCACGTTGCGCGGACGGCCCGGCTGGGGTATCATCGCGCTGCGTCCGGCAGGGGGAGCCCCTTTGCCGTACCACCGTCCGCGGGCCCCGGGCCCGCCCCCTCTTTTGTCTTTTATGGAGGAAAATGTGCGGCGTTTTTATCAGGAAAGCTGGCAGGGAATCCCGTTTACGTCATTCTCGCACATTTCTTTTTTCCATCTGGCGGAACCCAAGTTTTACGCCACCTTCTATGAAGAGCTGTTCCGGCGCTTCAAGGACTGGGACGATCTGCCCGCCCTCTGGCGGCAGAACAAGCGCAAGGACGCCCAGTGGCTGGCCGCCCGCCTGCGCGAACAGGCCGCCCTGCGTCCTGAAGGTTCCGGCCCGCTGCGTGTGCTCTCCATCGGCAGCGGCGTAGGCTATATGGAACATTGTCTGGTGGAGGAGATGTCGGCCGACGAGCTGGAGCTGCACGTCAACGAGCCCAGCACCGTCAGCATGCGCTGGCTGCGCCGTCATGTGCCCAACGAGCGCATGTATATCGGCATGCCCCCGGCCTGCCTGCCGCCGGACGTCTTTTATGACGTCATCTATCTTTCGGCCGTGGACTACAGCATCCCCACCCGCGAGCTCCAGCACCTGCTGGGCGAACTGCGGGCACAGCTCGTGCCCGGCGGCCAGCTCATCTGCCTTTCGGCCTCGCTGCTGCAGGAAGACAGCTTCATCGGCAGTTTCGTCAACGCCCTCAAGATCGTCATCCGCGGCTTCCTGCACTTCCTGGGCATCCGCCGCCAGCAGTTCTGGGGCTGGCGCCGTACCCGCGACGAATACCGCGAGCTGCTGCGCAAGGCGGATTTCCGTCATCTGGAAGACGGCTGGCTGGAAGACGGTTTCGAGACCTACTGGATACGCGGCTGTTAGCCCGACCCGAAGATATCCCTGCTAGATGATCCCGGATGCGCCTGCCGCGTCCGGGATATTTTTTTCCCGGCCGGGACCGGGCAAGGCCGAGCGTACGGCAAGATGGGTGCTGAAATCCTCGGGCAGGCACAGACACAGGGCCCCGGCACGGCCGCCCAGCAGGCTGCGGAAGGCCAGATGCCAGACCGGCTGCTCATCGGGGGTCAAGACGGCCAGACGCGGCAGGGAGGAGCTGTGGCCGCAGCGGGGATGCCAGGACGACGGTTTGCTGGCCAGATCGAAGGCGGCCAGGAAGCGGTCCGCGAACTTGCGGGCCAGCATGGTCTCCAGCGCGGTCAGGGGACGCCGGTCGGGGCGCTCGAAGCCCCCCGCGCCGAAAAATTCTTCCAGCAGGCTGAAGACGAAGGCTCTGTCCAGCACGAGCAGCGCGGGCTCTTTCAGGCCCTCCAGCTCCACGGCACAGCAACAGGAAGCCTCGCGTATGCTGTCCGCCACGCTGCCGAAGGGACGGCGGCGCACAGGCAGCGGCGTCAGCTCCAGCAGGCGCCCCCGCTGCTCCTCCATGCTGGCGGCGCACAGGCGGGCGCAGCGCGCGGCCAGGGCATCCAGCCGGGCTTCGTCGTCCGCAGGGGCGGCCGCTCCGGCCGGCGGAGCGTCATTCCCTCCGGCGGCAGGCAGGCCGTGCAACAGGGCGGCGATCTCTTCCTGTGAAAGTATGCTGCTCATGACTGTCGATTTCCCGTAGTTTGCGACAAAGAATGCAAGAACGAGGCCAAACGCCCGGGCCTCCGAGGCTTGCCTTGCCCGGCGCCTTGAGGCAGTGTGGCGGCATGAAACTTTGTGTCCATGAACTGCCCCGCACGAGCGCCGGGCAGGATGAAGTCCCTGCCGCGCCCCCGCGCTGCGGCCATGCGGCCCCCGGCGACGACCTGGCCCGGGCCGTCTGGCTGGGCGGGCTGGCGGCGCCCGTACCCCTTTGTTCCGGTCTGGGCCGTTGCGGCCGCTGCCGGGTCCGCTTCCATGACCTGTCCGTGGCGCCCGATCCCCTGCCGGAAGAAGAGGAGATCCTGGGCCCCGACCTGCTGGCCCGGGGCTGGCGTCTGGCCTGCCGTCGTCAGATAACTGACGCCATGGGCCCGGAGCTGCATCTCGATGTGCCCGCACCGGAAAAAATGACGGTCATGACCACGGCCGCGCCCTCCCTCCCGAAACAGGAGCATCTGGCCCTGGCCGTGGACCTGGGCACCACATCCCTGTACTGGCGCCTGATCGCCGTCCCCGATGCCTGGGAAGAACCGGCCCCTGATGATTTTTCCCTGCTCTGCCGTCCGCCCCTGCCGGTGTCCGTGGTGGCCGAAGGGCACGACCTCAACCCGCAGGCCGGGGCAGGCGCGGACATCATGTCCCGTCTGGCCGTGGCCAGTGCGCCCGAAGGCCGGGCCCGGCTCGCCCGGCTGGTACGTGACCATCTGGCGGCCCTGCTGCGGCAGCAGACGGCCTCCCTGCCCGGCATCCCTGTGGAGCGGCTGGTACTGGCGGCCAATACGGCCATGACCGACATTTTTCTGGACAGGGACATCAGCGGCCTGTGCGCCGCGCCCTACCGGCGCAGCCATGCGGGCGGCTGCGGCCTGACCGTGGAAGGGCTGCCGCCGCTGCTGATCCCGCCCCTGCCCGCGCCCTTCGTAGGCGGCGACATCAGCGCCGGGCTGCTCCGTTTGCTGGCCGACGGCCTGCCGCGCCCGCTGCTGCTGGCCGACCTGGGCACCAACGGCGAGCTGGCCCTCGTGGACGCCCGGGGCCGTCTGTGGCTTGCCAGCGTCCCGCTGGGCCCGGCCCTGGAAGGCATCGGGCCCCAGTGCGGCCGCATGGCCGGGCCGGGGAGCATCACCCGTTTCGAGGTCTCGCCGCTGGGACTGGCCTGCCACAGCGTGGACGGCCCTCTGGCGGCCGGGGCCGATGTGCAGGGCATCAGCGCCACGGGCTATCTTTCCCTGCTGGCCCTGCTGCTGCGCCTGGGCTGTCTGGATGCGGACGGGCATTTCCGCACGCCCGCCTCGCCGCTGGCCCGGCGTGTGGCCCCGCCGCCCCAACAGGCCCGGACGGGGCTGCGCCTGCCCCTGCCGTACGGGCAATGGCTGGCCGCCGCCGACGTGGAGGAACTGCTCAAGGTCAAGGCCGCCTTCTCCCAGGCTCTGGAGGCCCTGCTGCGGGCCGCGGGGCTGGCCGCCGCCGATGTGGCCTGTCTGGCCCTGGCCGGTGCCCTGGGCGAACATTGCCCGCCCGCCTGTCTGGAAGAGCTGGGCTTTTTGCCCTCCGGCATGGGACGGCGTGTGCGTGCCGTGGGCAACAGCTCGCTGGATGGCGCCGCCCTGCTGGCCGCCGAGCCCTGGCGCCTGCCCGCACTGGCACGCTGGTGCGCCGCGGCCACGCTCGTCCCTGTTGCTGAAGATCCCGGCTTCCATGCCGATTACCTGCGCCATATGCGCTTTGGAGTATAAATGTCCGATACCCGACAGAAAAAATACGGCGAAGCTCCGGCCCCCCGCGGTCAGCGCCCCGCAGGCCGCGCGACGGAGCGCCGTTCTTTCCATGAAGAATCCCGTAACGACCGCGAGCGTGGCCGCCGTTCCGAAACACCGCGCAGCCAGTACTCCTCCTTTACCGGTGAGCAGGCCGAACGCCCCTCACGGCGTCAGGAAGAGTTCTCCGGCTGGAGCCGCCCCGGCCAGCGGGAGGCCCGCGCGCCCCGTGACGCCCGTCCGTCCCCGTGGCAGATGGAGTCCGAGCTCCTGCCCGCCCTGCCCGACGTGGTCCGGCGGGAACTGGATGCCCTGGGCCAGGCCCTGCGTACGGTGCGCCCGCTGCGCAGCGCCCATTACCGCAACCTGCCTGCGGACATCGAGGCCCTTTCCCGTCTGCTGACCTGCGAACGCTCCGGCCTCTACCGGCCCTACTGGAGTTCCCCGGCCAGCACCAGCGCCTATCTGTATTATTTCCTGCCCTGGAACGTGCTGCGTCTGGCGCGCCTGTTCCGTTCCCTGCCCCTGCCCGATCCCCGCCTCTGGCTGGAAAAAGGCCAGACGCCCCTGCTGCTGGACGGCGGTTCCGGCCCCCTGAGCGTGCCGCTGGCCCTGTGGCTGGCCCGTCCCGAATGGCGCGCCCTGCCCATCCAGGTGCTGGCCGTGGACAATGCCGTGCAGCCCATGGAACTGGGCCGCGACGTCATGGCCGCCTGGGGCGACATCCTGGGCCAGCCCGTCTGGCAGGTACGAGTGGAACGGGGCTCGCTGGAGCACATGCCGCGCCTGGAACGCAAACTGGCCGATACGCTGGAGCGTCAGGAACGCCATCTGCGCCCCTGGCTGCTCACGGCGGCCAACGTGCTCAACGAACTGAGCGCCGAGAGCCGCCAGATGAACCGCGAAGACGACGAGGACGAGGAAGGCTCCGGCGGCGTGCGCCGTCTGGAGAACCTTCTGGACGAGCTGGAGCCCCTGTGCTGGCCCGCGCCCCTGAACGAGGACGAGACCGGCAGCGCCGACGAGGCCCTGCTGCCCGCGGCCCTCTTCGTGGAGCCCGGCACCCGTCTGGGCGGCAAGACCATCAGCCGCCTGCGGGATGCCGCGCTGGAGCGTGACCTGATGTCCCTGGCCCCCTGCACGCACCGGGCCCCCTGCCCGCTGGCCCACGCCCATGCCGGACGCGGCTGGTGCCACTTCACTTTCGACTGCGAAGGTGCGCCGCAATGGCTGCAGGAGCTGTCCTCCGCCGCCGGCCTGGCCAAAAGCGCCCTGAGTCTGGCCCCCCTGCTGCTGCGGGCCGACCCGGCCGCCGGGGAAAGCCTGTTCGACGATCTGGACGACCTTGATGACGACGCCCCGGACAACAGCCGCGAAGCTGCGGCCATGCTGCGCCAGTCCCGGCCCGTGCGTGTGCTCTCCTCGCCCTTCGTAGTGCCCGGCCTACGCGGCCAGGCCCGTTATGCCTGCTGTGCCGCCGGTCTGGCCGTGGTGCCCGATGCCGCCGCCCTGCCCTCGGGCGCGCAGCTCACGGCCCGGGCCCAGGCGGACGAACGGCCCGGCACGCCCCGCCGTGACCGCAAGAGCGGCGCCCTGCTGCTGGCCCTGCCCGCCGTCCCCGGCGGCAGCCGCGGCCCGGGACGTTTCGCGGGCTCCGAAGAACCGCGCCGGAACTTCCGTGACCGGCAGGAGGACAGATACGGGGACAAGCGCTTCGGCAGGCGCTCCGACGAACGCGACACTGCCGACGGCGCCTTCCGCGACCGCCGCAACGGCAACGACCGCCAGCCCCGCCGTGACGACCGGCGCGGGGCCCCGGAACGACCGGCCCATCCTCAGGACCGGCGTCCCGGACGGTATGAAGACGACCGCCGTCCTGACAGGAACGACGATCCCCGTACCTTCCCCCGGAACGACCGCAGGCCCGATGGCCGCCGCCCTGATCAGCGCTCTGACCGGCGCTCCGGCGACAGGCGTCACGGCGATGCCCCCAGGCGAGGCCGTGGCCGCGGGGAGGACTAGCCACCCTTCCTGCGAAGGGCCCGCAACGGGCAAACGTGTTTTCATACACATGTCCGCAAGCCTGCCGCACGGGCGTTCCGTCTGACCGGCAGCGGCCGCGCCGCAGCTGCCTGTGATCTGGCGGATGCCCATGAAATAAAAGATATGGGGAAGGGGTCCCACGCCCCTTCCCCTTCGTTTTGTCCGGCGTCCGATCCCGCCACCGGCAGCAGCACGGCACCTGCGGGCAAGCCCGGCAGGCTCTGCCGGAGCGGCTTTTCCGGCGCTCTGTGACAAAAATCTTTTTCCGGGCCCGGAAAAATTTTTCTTTCCCCGCCTTTTTCTTTGCAGGTCAAGGCCCTGCGGGGATTTTTCCCCCGTGGGCCCTCCGCCGGTGACAAGAGCCGTTTTCTTCAAAAAACATCCTGATTTTATTGAATAAGATCAAAGCGGGCTTTTCTTCTCCACTGGAAGAGGCCCTTTATTTTCCCCAGGGGAATGCGTATAAAGGGCTTTCGCCGCGCGGTTCCAGACCGCCCGGCCTGTGAAGCCGATCGATCCAGCGTGCCGACTTTCCCCCAGCGGGAGGCCAGCCGCTTTTCTTTTTACCCAAAGGTCTGCCATGATCCCTCCCATGCCTCACGATCTGCCCGAGCCGCAGCTCAAGCCCAACACGGAAGTGGTGCTGCAGAAACGCTATCTGCACAAAAAAGCAGATGGCAGCACCGAGACGCCCCGTGACCTCTTCTGGCGTGTGGCCAGTGCCATCGCCGCTGAAGAAGCCAAATACGAGCGTTCCCCCTTCACTGCCGACGACCTGGCCCGCCAGTTCTACGACCTGATGACCAGCTGGCGCTTCCTGCCCAACTCCCCCACCCTGATGAACGCCGCCAGCGAGCTGGGCCAGCTCTCCGCCTGCTTCGTCCTGCCGGTGGGCGACTCCATCGAAGAGATCTTCGATGCCGTCAAGTTCGCCGCCATGATCCACAAGTCCGGCGGCGGCACGGGCTTCTCCTTCTCCCGCCTGCGCCCCAAGGCCAGCCGCGTGGGCTCCACCGGCGGCGTGGCTTCCGGCCCGGTCTCCTTCCTGCGCATCTTCAACACCGCCACGGAACAGATCAAGCAGGGCGGTACCCGGCGCGGCGCCAACATGGGCATCCTGCGCGTGGACCATCCCGACATCGTGGAATTCATCCGGGCCAAGGAAAAGGAAGGGGAATTCAACAACTTCAACCTTTCCGTGGGTCTGACCGAAGCCTTCATGCAGGCCGTGGAGCGCGACGAGAACTACGAGCTGACCGATCCCCACACCGGCAAGGTCACCGGCAGCCTGCGCGCCCGCGAGATCTTCGACCTGCTGGTCTGCCGCGCCTGGCAGACGGGCGACCCCGGCATCGTCTTCCTGGACCGCATCAACCGTGACAACCCCACGCCCGCCCAGGGCGAGATCGAATCCACCAACCCCTGCGGCGAACAGCCCCTGCTGCCCTACGAGGCCTGCAACCTGGGCTCCATCAATCTGGCCTGCTTCTTCGTGCCCGGCCACGAGCATGACGAAGATCCCGCCGCGGCCGGTATCGACTGGGACGGCCTGAAGCAGGTGGTGCATCTGGCCGTGCGCTTCCTGGACAACGTCATCG contains these protein-coding regions:
- a CDS encoding ASKHA domain-containing protein, with the translated sequence MKLCVHELPRTSAGQDEVPAAPPRCGHAAPGDDLARAVWLGGLAAPVPLCSGLGRCGRCRVRFHDLSVAPDPLPEEEEILGPDLLARGWRLACRRQITDAMGPELHLDVPAPEKMTVMTTAAPSLPKQEHLALAVDLGTTSLYWRLIAVPDAWEEPAPDDFSLLCRPPLPVSVVAEGHDLNPQAGAGADIMSRLAVASAPEGRARLARLVRDHLAALLRQQTASLPGIPVERLVLAANTAMTDIFLDRDISGLCAAPYRRSHAGGCGLTVEGLPPLLIPPLPAPFVGGDISAGLLRLLADGLPRPLLLADLGTNGELALVDARGRLWLASVPLGPALEGIGPQCGRMAGPGSITRFEVSPLGLACHSVDGPLAAGADVQGISATGYLSLLALLLRLGCLDADGHFRTPASPLARRVAPPPQQARTGLRLPLPYGQWLAAADVEELLKVKAAFSQALEALLRAAGLAAADVACLALAGALGEHCPPACLEELGFLPSGMGRRVRAVGNSSLDGAALLAAEPWRLPALARWCAAATLVPVAEDPGFHADYLRHMRFGV
- a CDS encoding methyltransferase domain-containing protein, with amino-acid sequence MRRFYQESWQGIPFTSFSHISFFHLAEPKFYATFYEELFRRFKDWDDLPALWRQNKRKDAQWLAARLREQAALRPEGSGPLRVLSIGSGVGYMEHCLVEEMSADELELHVNEPSTVSMRWLRRHVPNERMYIGMPPACLPPDVFYDVIYLSAVDYSIPTRELQHLLGELRAQLVPGGQLICLSASLLQEDSFIGSFVNALKIVIRGFLHFLGIRRQQFWGWRRTRDEYRELLRKADFRHLEDGWLEDGFETYWIRGC
- the tkt gene encoding transketolase, translating into MPTRRQCANAIRALAIDAIEKSRSGHPGAPLGMADMAEALWRHGFKHNPANPGWMDRDRFVLSNGHASMLLYAVLHLTGYDLSMDDIRNFRQLGSRTPGHPECDVTPGVEMTTGPLGQGISSAVGMALAEKMLATRFNTPEHTVIDHHTYVFLGDGCLMEGVSHEACSLAGVWGLGKLIALYDSNGISIDGKIDGWFTEDVAARYKAYGWQVIGPVDGHDAEALDAALAEARADAEHPSLIICKTHIGFGSSKADSASCHGSPLGVDVAAATCAALEWHQPAFSVPDDIAAAWDAREAGKKAEAEWQARFDAYRAACPELAAELERRMKGDLPADWADIAAAMVKKAVEAGESIATRVASKKALEELVGNLPEMLGGSADLTGSVGTKTSHSVNFDPATCTGNYLAYGVREFGMSAIMNGLALHGGFIPYAGTFMVFSDYAKNALRLAALMGTRAVWVFTHDSIGVGEDGPTHQPIEQVPGLRLMPGLDVWRPCDTVETAVAWQCALENAHRPTCLSLSRQNLPFVSRDEAQVQAIARGGYVLRDCDGTPELILMATGSEVGITLEAAEALTAEGRKVRVVSMPCCERFDAQDAAYRESVLPAAVRARVAVEAAAADYWRKYVGLDGAVLGMTTFGASGPGKALAEHFGFTSAHLADMARQLLG
- a CDS encoding phosphoglycerate kinase: MPIRLLQDMECSGKTVVIRQDLNVPMKDGRITNDKRIRAALPGIRMALDKGAGVVLLSHLGRPTEGVVEEKFSLAPVAAHLSGLLGRPVKLAADFDAAKAAPGEVVLLENIRFFKGEKKNDPELAAKLAALGDIYVMDAFGAAHRAHSSTEGAVRAAKVACAGPLMAAELDAFAKVLDAPARPLMAIIGGSKVSTKLGLLDNLLGKVDTLIVGGGIANTFLAAAGYSVGTSLYEPELVDDAKKVMAKAKELGKTLPLPVDVVTARELAPGQTATVCDVDKVPADEMILDVGPKTVELYAGLLQKAATVVWNGPVGAFETDPFGAGTKALAEALAASPAFVVVGGGDSVAAVESYGLADKMGYISTGGGASLELLEGKLLPSVAALQDRGE
- a CDS encoding small ribosomal subunit Rsm22 family protein — its product is MSDTRQKKYGEAPAPRGQRPAGRATERRSFHEESRNDRERGRRSETPRSQYSSFTGEQAERPSRRQEEFSGWSRPGQREARAPRDARPSPWQMESELLPALPDVVRRELDALGQALRTVRPLRSAHYRNLPADIEALSRLLTCERSGLYRPYWSSPASTSAYLYYFLPWNVLRLARLFRSLPLPDPRLWLEKGQTPLLLDGGSGPLSVPLALWLARPEWRALPIQVLAVDNAVQPMELGRDVMAAWGDILGQPVWQVRVERGSLEHMPRLERKLADTLERQERHLRPWLLTAANVLNELSAESRQMNREDDEDEEGSGGVRRLENLLDELEPLCWPAPLNEDETGSADEALLPAALFVEPGTRLGGKTISRLRDAALERDLMSLAPCTHRAPCPLAHAHAGRGWCHFTFDCEGAPQWLQELSSAAGLAKSALSLAPLLLRADPAAGESLFDDLDDLDDDAPDNSREAAAMLRQSRPVRVLSSPFVVPGLRGQARYACCAAGLAVVPDAAALPSGAQLTARAQADERPGTPRRDRKSGALLLALPAVPGGSRGPGRFAGSEEPRRNFRDRQEDRYGDKRFGRRSDERDTADGAFRDRRNGNDRQPRRDDRRGAPERPAHPQDRRPGRYEDDRRPDRNDDPRTFPRNDRRPDGRRPDQRSDRRSGDRRHGDAPRRGRGRGED